One Gemmatimonadaceae bacterium genomic region harbors:
- a CDS encoding fumarate reductase/succinate dehydrogenase flavoprotein subunit — MMELKSNIPDGPLSGKWDKHKFEMKLVNPANKRKYHVLVVGSGLAGAAAAASMSELGYNVSCFCFQDSPRRAHSIAAQGGINAAKNYQNDGDSIQRLFYDTVKGGDFRAREANVYRLAQISVNIIDQCVAQGVPFAREYGGLLANRSFGGAQVSRTFYARGQTGQQLLLGAYQALEKEIAKGGVTMHARTEMLDLVVVDGRARGIVTRNLVTGKIETHLGDAVVLATGGYGNVFYLSTNAKGCNTTAIWRAYKRGAAFGNPCYTQIHPTCIPQSGEYQSKLTLMSESLRNDGRVWVPKKQGDTRNPNDIPDAERDYYLERKYPSFGNLSPRDIASRAAKEACDSGRGVGPGGLGVYLDFRDAIKRLGRDRIEERYGNLFQMYERITDEDPYTVPMRIYPAVHYTMGGLWVDYNLQSTIPGLHVLGEANFSDHGANRLGASALMQGLADGYFVIPYTIGNYLAGHKLEPLSRDNPEVRAVEREVEERTRRLLGIRGKRSVQSFHRELGKIMWEKCGMARNAQGLEEALGKIPSLREEFWENLHVPGGGEELNQSLEQAGRVADFLELGELMCRDALHREESCGGHFRTEHQTEDGEAKRNDEQFAYVAAWEYAGEGKAPILNKEPLVFDNVHLATRSYK; from the coding sequence GGAAATACCACGTCCTCGTGGTGGGGTCGGGACTGGCGGGCGCGGCGGCCGCGGCGTCGATGTCGGAGCTGGGCTACAACGTCTCGTGCTTCTGCTTCCAGGACTCGCCACGAAGAGCGCACTCGATCGCCGCGCAGGGCGGGATCAACGCGGCCAAGAACTACCAGAACGACGGCGACTCGATCCAGCGCCTGTTCTACGACACCGTGAAGGGGGGTGACTTCCGGGCGCGTGAGGCCAACGTGTATCGCCTGGCGCAGATCTCGGTCAACATCATCGACCAGTGCGTGGCGCAGGGCGTCCCGTTCGCGCGCGAATACGGCGGCCTCCTCGCCAACCGGTCGTTTGGCGGCGCGCAGGTGTCGCGCACGTTCTACGCGCGCGGCCAGACCGGGCAGCAGCTCTTGTTAGGCGCCTACCAGGCGCTGGAGAAGGAGATCGCCAAGGGCGGCGTGACGATGCACGCCCGCACCGAGATGCTCGACCTGGTCGTCGTCGACGGTCGCGCGCGCGGGATCGTCACCCGCAACCTGGTCACGGGCAAGATCGAGACGCACCTGGGCGACGCGGTGGTGCTGGCCACGGGCGGCTACGGCAACGTCTTCTACCTGTCGACCAACGCCAAGGGGTGCAACACCACCGCCATCTGGCGGGCCTACAAGCGCGGTGCCGCCTTCGGCAACCCGTGCTACACGCAGATCCACCCCACGTGCATCCCGCAGAGCGGTGAGTACCAGTCCAAGCTCACGCTCATGTCGGAGTCGCTGCGCAACGACGGGCGCGTGTGGGTCCCGAAAAAGCAGGGCGACACGCGCAACCCCAACGACATCCCGGACGCCGAGCGTGATTACTACCTCGAGCGGAAGTACCCGTCGTTCGGCAACCTCTCGCCGCGCGACATTGCGTCGCGCGCGGCCAAGGAGGCCTGCGACAGCGGGCGCGGCGTGGGGCCGGGTGGGCTCGGCGTGTACCTCGACTTCCGCGACGCCATCAAGCGACTGGGGCGCGACCGCATCGAGGAACGCTACGGGAACCTGTTCCAGATGTACGAGCGCATCACCGACGAAGACCCGTACACCGTCCCGATGCGCATCTACCCCGCCGTGCACTACACGATGGGCGGGCTCTGGGTCGACTACAACCTGCAGAGCACCATTCCCGGATTGCACGTGCTGGGGGAGGCCAACTTCTCGGACCACGGCGCCAACCGGCTGGGCGCGAGCGCGCTGATGCAGGGGCTCGCCGATGGCTACTTCGTGATTCCGTACACCATTGGCAACTACCTCGCCGGTCACAAGCTGGAGCCGCTGTCGAGGGACAACCCCGAGGTGCGTGCGGTCGAGCGCGAGGTGGAGGAGCGCACCAGGCGCCTGCTGGGAATCCGTGGCAAGCGAAGCGTGCAGTCGTTCCACCGCGAGCTGGGCAAGATCATGTGGGAGAAGTGCGGGATGGCCCGCAATGCCCAGGGGCTCGAGGAGGCGCTGGGAAAGATCCCGTCGCTGCGCGAGGAATTCTGGGAGAACCTGCACGTCCCCGGGGGCGGCGAGGAACTGAACCAGTCGCTGGAGCAGGCCGGGCGCGTCGCCGACTTTCTCGAGTTAGGGGAGCTGATGTGCCGCGACGCGCTGCACCGCGAGGAGTCGTGCGGCGGCCACTTCCGCACCGAGCACCAGACCGAGGACGGCGAGGCCAAGCGCAACGACGAGCAGTTTGCCTACGTCGCGGCCTGGGAATATGCCGGGGAAGGGAAGGCGCCGATCCTCAACAAGGAGCCGCTCGTCTTCGACAACGTGCACCTGGCGACGAGGTCCTACAAATGA
- the nuoF gene encoding NADH-quinone oxidoreductase subunit NuoF, with the protein MGYPHQPHPRETLVLSKHFGEGDARSLDGWKKRGGYKALETALGMDPVAIQNVVKESGLRGRGGAGFPTGLKWSFMKIGDGKPHYLCCNADESEPGTFKDREIMRWTPHALIEGVAIGAHAIGAENAYIYIRGEFTEPIAVMEAALVEARNAGVVGKNAMGSGKTVNVWVHRGAGAYICGEETALMNSIEGRRGNPRIKPPFPAVAGLFGKPTTINNVETLTAVPHILNHGADWYKKMSRPDNPKSTGTKLWSVCGNIQRPGNYEVEMGFPFGEFLNDVCGGAPQGRTIKAVIPGGCSVPIITREEAERAVMDYEGMMAVGTMLGSAGCIVIDSAQSMPRQIARLARFYAHESCAQCTQCREGTAWTTKILERIVAGDGTAEDLDTLLEIGENMTGKTICVLSDSCATPVSSGLAKFRHEFEALIKTKTVHAVPAVVA; encoded by the coding sequence ATGGGTTACCCGCACCAACCACATCCCCGCGAGACCCTCGTCCTGTCGAAGCACTTCGGCGAGGGGGACGCCCGGTCGCTCGACGGGTGGAAGAAGCGCGGCGGTTACAAGGCGCTGGAGACGGCGTTAGGCATGGACCCGGTCGCGATCCAGAACGTCGTGAAGGAATCGGGGCTGCGCGGGCGTGGCGGCGCCGGGTTCCCCACGGGGCTCAAGTGGTCGTTCATGAAGATCGGCGACGGCAAGCCGCACTACCTGTGCTGCAACGCCGACGAGTCCGAGCCCGGAACGTTCAAGGACCGCGAGATCATGCGCTGGACGCCGCACGCCCTCATCGAGGGGGTGGCGATCGGCGCCCACGCGATCGGCGCCGAGAACGCCTACATCTACATCCGCGGCGAGTTCACCGAACCGATCGCGGTGATGGAGGCGGCGCTTGTCGAGGCGCGCAACGCCGGTGTGGTCGGGAAGAACGCGATGGGGTCGGGCAAGACGGTGAACGTCTGGGTGCATCGTGGCGCGGGGGCCTACATCTGCGGGGAAGAAACCGCGTTGATGAACTCGATCGAGGGGCGACGCGGCAACCCGCGCATCAAGCCGCCCTTCCCGGCAGTCGCTGGTTTGTTCGGCAAGCCGACGACGATCAACAACGTCGAGACGCTCACCGCGGTGCCGCACATCCTGAACCACGGCGCCGACTGGTACAAGAAGATGTCGCGCCCCGACAACCCCAAGTCGACGGGGACCAAGCTCTGGAGCGTGTGCGGCAACATTCAGCGCCCGGGGAACTACGAAGTGGAGATGGGCTTCCCGTTCGGGGAGTTCCTCAACGACGTCTGCGGCGGCGCGCCCCAGGGGCGCACCATCAAGGCGGTGATCCCCGGCGGCTGCTCGGTCCCGATCATCACGCGCGAGGAGGCCGAGCGTGCGGTGATGGACTACGAAGGAATGATGGCCGTCGGGACGATGCTCGGCTCCGCCGGCTGCATCGTGATCGATAGCGCGCAGTCGATGCCCAGGCAGATTGCACGCCTCGCGCGCTTCTACGCGCACGAGAGCTGCGCGCAATGCACGCAGTGCCGCGAAGGGACTGCGTGGACCACCAAGATCCTCGAGCGCATCGTCGCTGGCGACGGGACGGCCGAGGACCTCGATACGCTCCTGGAGATCGGCGAGAACATGACCGGGAAGACGATCTGCGTGCTGAGCGACTCGTGCGCCACGCCGGTGTCGTCGGGGCTCGCGAAGTTCCGCCATGAGTTCGAAGCCCTCATCAAGACCAAGACCGTGCACGCCGTCCCCGCCGTGGTGGCCTGA
- the nuoH gene encoding NADH-quinone oxidoreductase subunit NuoH, with protein MSVLHTLPALLQVAVDRQAPLDFWPWFFVTLLKLLVFFTLYLVIVAYSTLAERKISAWIQGRHGPNRVGPRGYFQPLADGVKNFMKEETLPPHVNKAVFIIAPMLSFIPALLVWAIIPWGAAYASPLGRIDMVLADLPIGFLFILAIGSLGVYGIVLAGWGSNNKYALLGGLRSSAQMISYEISMGMSLIPVLLIAGNVTLRTIVNQQAEMHAWNVITLSVAFVTYLISAFAETNRLPFDLPEAESELVTGYHTEYSAMKFSMFMISEYANMLTQSAMLATLFLGGWDIPFMTADNTGAVSGPLVLLSVGIMMAKTLFFMFFYIWIRWTLPRFRYDQLMSLGWKLLLPLALAYIVIVATLMLVLDAAGIPRGFAYAGIFLAVNAVILFVAFWRFDRGRVLSPAFGRASAEELARLRGAAAARAHLSTQAGD; from the coding sequence ATGAGCGTGCTCCACACACTTCCGGCGCTGTTGCAGGTGGCGGTCGATCGCCAGGCCCCGCTCGACTTCTGGCCCTGGTTCTTCGTCACGCTGCTCAAGTTGCTCGTCTTCTTCACGCTGTACCTGGTGATCGTCGCCTATTCCACGCTGGCCGAGCGCAAGATCTCGGCGTGGATCCAGGGGCGGCACGGTCCCAATCGCGTCGGGCCGCGCGGGTACTTCCAGCCGCTGGCCGACGGCGTGAAGAACTTCATGAAGGAAGAGACGCTGCCGCCGCACGTGAACAAGGCGGTGTTCATCATCGCGCCGATGCTCTCGTTCATTCCGGCGCTGCTGGTGTGGGCCATCATCCCGTGGGGAGCGGCTTATGCCTCGCCGTTGGGGCGCATCGACATGGTCCTCGCCGACCTCCCGATCGGCTTCCTGTTCATCCTCGCGATCGGATCGCTGGGGGTGTACGGCATCGTGCTGGCCGGATGGGGCTCCAACAACAAGTACGCGCTCCTTGGCGGGCTGCGCTCGAGCGCGCAGATGATCTCGTACGAGATCTCGATGGGGATGTCGCTGATCCCCGTCCTGCTGATTGCGGGCAACGTGACGCTGCGGACGATCGTGAACCAGCAGGCCGAGATGCATGCCTGGAACGTGATCACGCTCTCCGTGGCGTTTGTCACCTACCTCATCTCTGCCTTCGCCGAGACGAACCGTCTGCCGTTCGACCTCCCCGAGGCGGAGTCGGAGCTGGTGACCGGGTACCACACCGAGTACTCGGCCATGAAGTTCTCGATGTTCATGATCTCCGAGTACGCCAACATGCTGACGCAGTCGGCGATGCTGGCGACGCTGTTCCTTGGCGGGTGGGACATTCCCTTCATGACCGCCGACAACACGGGGGCAGTGAGCGGGCCGCTGGTGCTGCTCTCCGTGGGGATCATGATGGCGAAGACGCTGTTCTTCATGTTCTTCTACATCTGGATCCGCTGGACGCTGCCGCGCTTCCGCTACGACCAGCTCATGTCGTTAGGGTGGAAGCTCCTCCTGCCGCTGGCGCTGGCGTACATCGTGATCGTGGCGACGCTGATGCTGGTGCTCGATGCCGCCGGCATCCCGCGGGGTTTTGCGTACGCGGGGATCTTCCTGGCGGTGAACGCGGTGATCCTCTTCGTGGCGTTCTGGCGCTTCGATCGCGGCCGCGTGTTGAGCCCGGCCTTCGGGCGCGCCTCGGCTGAGGAACTGGCCAGGCTGCGCGGCGCCGCGGCGGCTCGCGCGCATCTCTCGACCCAGGCAGGCGACTAA
- a CDS encoding succinate dehydrogenase/fumarate reductase iron-sulfur subunit — protein MNVTLKVWRQSGPTATGQFVEYKANDVTAEMSFLEMLDVVNEDLTNKGEQPIAFDHDCREGICGMCGLVINGVAHGPQKATTTCQLHMRTFRNGDTITIEPWRAQAFPVLRDLCVDRSSLDRIIQAGGYVSVSTGNAPDGNALPVPKPDADSAMDAAACIGCGACVAACPNGSASLFTAAKISHLGHLPQGQPERYRRALKMVAQMDLEDFGGCTLFGECQAACPKEISIDTIARMNRDYIFGSAFEVEERKSAGGAG, from the coding sequence ATGAACGTGACCCTCAAGGTGTGGCGGCAGTCCGGTCCCACCGCCACCGGCCAGTTTGTCGAGTACAAGGCGAACGACGTCACCGCGGAGATGTCGTTCCTCGAGATGCTCGATGTCGTCAACGAGGACCTGACCAACAAGGGCGAGCAGCCCATCGCCTTCGACCACGACTGCCGCGAGGGGATCTGCGGCATGTGCGGGTTGGTGATCAACGGCGTGGCGCACGGCCCGCAGAAGGCCACCACGACGTGCCAGCTGCACATGCGCACCTTCCGCAACGGCGACACCATCACCATCGAGCCGTGGCGGGCGCAGGCATTCCCGGTGCTGCGCGATCTCTGCGTCGATCGCAGCTCCCTCGACCGGATCATCCAGGCCGGCGGCTACGTCTCCGTGTCGACGGGGAATGCCCCCGACGGCAACGCGCTCCCCGTGCCCAAGCCCGATGCCGACTCGGCCATGGATGCGGCGGCATGCATCGGGTGCGGGGCATGCGTCGCCGCCTGCCCCAACGGGAGCGCGTCGCTCTTCACGGCCGCCAAGATCTCGCACCTGGGGCACCTCCCGCAGGGGCAGCCTGAGCGCTATCGGCGGGCGCTGAAGATGGTGGCGCAGATGGACCTCGAGGACTTCGGCGGTTGTACGTTGTTCGGCGAGTGCCAGGCAGCGTGCCCGAAGGAGATCTCCATCGACACCATCGCCCGCATGAACCGCGACTACATCTTCGGGAGCGCGTTCGAGGTCGAGGAGCGGAAGTCAGCGGGGGGTGCGGGCTAG
- a CDS encoding dCTP deaminase — MSIQNDRWITEMATQHGMIEPFESSQVRSGVISYGVSSYGYDMRVAREFRIFTNVLNSVVDPKAFDPKSFVEFEGDVCIVPPNSFALARSVEYFRIPRDVVTITVGKSTYARCGIITNVTPFEPEWEGHVTLEISNTTPLPARIYANEGIAQVLFFKGEPPLVSYKDKAGKYQGQQGVTLPRL, encoded by the coding sequence ATGTCGATTCAGAACGATCGGTGGATCACGGAGATGGCCACGCAACACGGCATGATCGAACCATTCGAGTCGAGCCAGGTGCGATCCGGGGTCATCTCGTATGGCGTGAGCTCGTATGGCTACGACATGCGCGTGGCACGCGAGTTTCGCATCTTTACCAACGTCCTGAACTCGGTAGTCGATCCCAAGGCCTTCGATCCCAAGTCATTCGTCGAGTTCGAGGGCGACGTCTGCATCGTCCCCCCCAATTCCTTCGCCCTCGCGCGCTCGGTCGAGTACTTCCGCATCCCGCGCGACGTGGTGACGATCACGGTCGGCAAATCGACCTACGCCCGCTGCGGCATCATCACCAACGTCACGCCGTTCGAACCGGAATGGGAAGGGCACGTCACGCTGGAGATCTCCAACACCACGCCGCTTCCCGCCAGGATCTACGCCAATGAGGGGATCGCGCAGGTCCTCTTCTTCAAGGGCGAACCGCCGCTCGTCTCCTACAAGGACAAGGCCGGCAAGTACCAGGGGCAGCAGGGCGTCACGCTCCCCAGGTTGTAG
- a CDS encoding (2Fe-2S)-binding protein translates to MADTPTVNLTIEGRPVAVAPGTTILEAAKSAGVLIPHYCYHPGLPVAGVCRMCLVEVEKFPKLAPSCATAVAEGQVVHVHSEKAREARKGVLEMLLINHPLDCPICDQSGECELQDYTYQEGRKDSRYREPKRFNPADDFGGDVLYVQNRCILCTRCVRFMDDVAHDAVLNVSERGDRAFIGKFEGKDLTHPWAANVVDLCPVGALLSKDFLNKARAWELDRTASVCTGCSQGCNIIVETRDNTVMRLRPRSNESVNQFFMCDHGRGNYRWLNRRDRLESPSILGANGHSTVDWEVALEGAARVLKGKRVFVLASPNLSNEALYLLARIVRKSGGVGAYRVPQGAVAPLPGVDDLALRADRAANATGAKLLGFTRSESPLELMQPGDALIVADQDLSEAEGAAVARASAIVVVGTAMPANLTRADIILPIANIVEEEGTLTNLRGRVQRFLQAKATPGMARPSWYVLADLLAALGERAEYFAAADAFAALAASEPAFAGLSFEALGLRGLPVVDAAQFAGAAT, encoded by the coding sequence ATGGCAGACACTCCGACAGTCAACCTCACCATCGAAGGGCGCCCAGTCGCCGTCGCCCCGGGGACCACGATCCTCGAGGCAGCGAAGTCGGCAGGGGTCCTCATCCCGCACTACTGCTACCACCCGGGACTTCCCGTGGCCGGCGTGTGCCGCATGTGCCTCGTGGAAGTCGAGAAGTTCCCCAAGCTCGCCCCGTCGTGCGCGACGGCGGTGGCCGAGGGACAGGTGGTGCACGTGCACTCCGAGAAGGCGCGCGAGGCACGCAAGGGCGTCCTCGAGATGCTCCTCATCAACCACCCGCTCGACTGCCCCATCTGCGACCAGTCGGGCGAGTGCGAGCTGCAGGACTACACGTACCAGGAAGGGCGCAAGGACTCGCGCTACCGCGAGCCCAAGCGCTTCAATCCGGCCGATGACTTCGGTGGCGACGTCCTCTACGTGCAGAATCGCTGCATCCTGTGCACGCGCTGCGTTCGCTTCATGGACGACGTGGCGCATGACGCGGTGCTCAATGTCAGCGAGCGCGGCGACCGCGCCTTCATCGGGAAGTTCGAGGGGAAGGACCTCACGCACCCGTGGGCGGCCAACGTCGTCGACCTGTGCCCGGTGGGCGCGCTCCTCTCCAAGGACTTCCTCAACAAGGCGCGCGCCTGGGAGCTGGACCGGACGGCGTCTGTCTGCACCGGTTGCTCGCAGGGATGCAACATCATCGTCGAGACGCGGGACAACACGGTGATGCGCCTGCGTCCGCGCTCCAATGAGAGCGTGAACCAGTTCTTCATGTGCGACCACGGGCGCGGTAACTACCGCTGGCTCAACCGGCGTGACCGGCTCGAGTCGCCCAGCATCCTTGGCGCGAACGGGCACTCGACGGTGGACTGGGAGGTGGCGCTCGAGGGCGCGGCACGCGTGCTGAAGGGGAAGCGCGTCTTTGTCCTCGCATCGCCCAACCTTTCCAACGAGGCGCTGTACCTGCTGGCACGCATCGTCCGCAAGTCGGGGGGTGTGGGCGCGTATCGCGTACCGCAGGGCGCCGTTGCGCCGCTCCCCGGCGTGGACGATCTCGCGCTGCGCGCCGATCGTGCGGCGAATGCGACGGGGGCCAAGCTCCTGGGCTTCACGCGCTCCGAGTCGCCGCTCGAACTCATGCAGCCCGGCGATGCCCTCATCGTGGCCGACCAGGACTTGTCCGAGGCGGAGGGAGCGGCGGTGGCCAGGGCCTCGGCGATCGTGGTGGTGGGGACGGCGATGCCGGCCAACCTCACCAGGGCCGACATCATCCTTCCCATCGCCAACATCGTGGAGGAGGAAGGGACGCTGACCAACCTGCGCGGGCGCGTGCAGCGCTTCCTGCAGGCCAAGGCAACGCCGGGAATGGCGCGCCCGAGCTGGTATGTCCTCGCCGACCTGCTGGCCGCGTTAGGCGAGCGGGCCGAGTACTTTGCCGCGGCCGATGCCTTTGCCGCGCTCGCGGCGAGCGAACCGGCCTTCGCCGGCCTCTCGTTCGAGGCGCTCGGGTTGCGCGGCCTCCCGGTCGTCGACGCGGCACAGTTCGCGGGAGCGGCGACATGA
- the nuoD gene encoding NADH dehydrogenase (quinone) subunit D: protein MLINIGPQHPATHGVLRLVLELDGETVVRCIPHIGYLHCGFEKIGEYRQYNQIIPWTDREDYLNSPGNNIAFSLGAERLFGVEITERCTVLRVIALELSRIISHLVWVGTTCIDIGAFTPFLWAFQERENIYNLLEGWVGARLTTSISRVGGMAADIPDGWMDGLKGFLRTFPKTIAEVDKMVTRHGIWVGRTVGLGVMSPAEALNYGLSGPMVRASGVSWDIRRDFPYLGYETYDFDVPVGVHGDVYDRFLVRMEEMRQSVRILEQAVQRLPDGPLNVDDPRLILPPKHKATSEMESMIHHFKVVMEGPRPPAGEVYVPVEGPKGEKGYYFVSDGTAKPVRWRIRPPAFVNLSAIPKMVEGHLLSDVIAINASIDIVMGEIDR from the coding sequence ATGCTCATCAACATCGGGCCGCAGCATCCGGCGACGCACGGGGTGTTGCGCCTGGTGCTGGAACTGGACGGCGAGACGGTGGTGCGGTGCATTCCGCACATCGGCTACCTGCACTGCGGCTTCGAGAAGATCGGCGAGTACCGCCAGTACAACCAGATCATCCCCTGGACCGACCGCGAGGACTACCTCAACTCCCCGGGGAACAACATCGCCTTCTCGTTAGGTGCGGAGCGGCTGTTCGGCGTCGAGATCACGGAGCGCTGCACGGTGCTGCGGGTGATCGCGCTGGAGCTGTCGCGCATCATCTCGCACCTGGTGTGGGTGGGAACGACGTGCATCGACATCGGCGCGTTCACGCCGTTCCTGTGGGCGTTCCAGGAGCGCGAGAACATCTACAACCTGCTCGAGGGGTGGGTGGGGGCGCGCCTGACCACGAGCATCTCGCGCGTGGGCGGGATGGCGGCCGACATTCCCGACGGCTGGATGGACGGGCTCAAGGGATTCCTGCGCACCTTCCCCAAGACGATCGCCGAAGTCGACAAGATGGTGACGCGCCACGGCATCTGGGTGGGGCGCACGGTCGGCTTAGGGGTGATGTCGCCGGCTGAGGCGCTCAACTACGGGCTCTCGGGCCCGATGGTGCGCGCGTCCGGCGTGTCGTGGGACATCCGGCGCGACTTCCCGTACCTCGGCTACGAGACGTACGACTTCGACGTGCCGGTGGGGGTGCATGGCGACGTGTACGATCGCTTCCTCGTCCGCATGGAGGAGATGCGCCAGTCGGTGCGCATCCTCGAGCAGGCGGTGCAGCGCCTCCCCGACGGCCCGCTCAACGTCGACGACCCGCGCCTCATCCTCCCGCCAAAGCACAAGGCGACGAGCGAGATGGAGTCGATGATCCATCACTTCAAGGTCGTCATGGAAGGGCCGCGCCCGCCGGCGGGCGAGGTCTACGTCCCCGTCGAGGGGCCGAAGGGAGAGAAGGGCTACTACTTCGTGTCCGACGGGACGGCCAAGCCGGTGCGCTGGCGCATCCGCCCGCCGGCCTTCGTGAACCTGAGCGCAATCCCGAAGATGGTGGAGGGGCACCTCCTCTCCGACGTCATCGCGATCAATGCGAGCATCGATATCGTCATGGGTGAGATCGACCGATGA
- a CDS encoding NADH-quinone oxidoreductase subunit A, protein MDRTYLPVLLLLGFVALNAVLIIALSTLVMKRRPTPVKDTPYESGIPPLGDARERFSVKFYMVAMLFIIFDIETVFMIPWGVYYRQLSCGVALVNNACPAGNISFFGLGEMLVFMAILVVGFVYVWKKGALQWD, encoded by the coding sequence ATGGATCGCACGTACCTGCCCGTCCTGCTGCTGCTCGGATTCGTCGCGCTGAACGCCGTCCTGATCATCGCGCTGTCGACGCTGGTCATGAAGCGTCGCCCGACGCCGGTCAAGGACACGCCGTACGAGTCCGGCATTCCGCCGTTGGGGGACGCGCGCGAGCGCTTCTCGGTCAAGTTCTACATGGTGGCGATGTTGTTCATCATCTTCGACATCGAAACCGTGTTCATGATCCCCTGGGGGGTCTACTATCGACAGCTCTCCTGCGGCGTGGCGCTCGTCAACAACGCCTGTCCGGCGGGGAACATCTCGTTCTTCGGGCTCGGCGAGATGCTGGTCTTCATGGCCATCCTCGTCGTCGGCTTCGTCTACGTCTGGAAGAAGGGAGCGTTGCAATGGGATTAG
- a CDS encoding NAD(P)H-dependent oxidoreductase subunit E — MSHGPSAAGGAVLKAGHGHHDEPHVPVFVGDTRAKLDDLLTRYPSKQAALLPALWMLQQARGWVSEAGMAEIASLLDITPAYVKGVVSFYTMYHQHPVGKYFIQVCTTSPCHVCGAEDVVKAFLDQTGCGELGVTSLDGRYTVIEVECLGACGFATPIMVNEDFLESVTPENVSDVLKKYQ; from the coding sequence ATGAGTCACGGACCTTCAGCAGCCGGCGGTGCCGTCCTCAAGGCGGGGCATGGCCATCACGACGAGCCGCACGTCCCCGTCTTTGTCGGCGACACCCGGGCGAAGCTCGATGATCTCCTCACGCGCTATCCCTCCAAGCAGGCGGCGCTGCTCCCCGCGCTGTGGATGTTGCAGCAGGCGCGCGGCTGGGTGAGCGAGGCGGGGATGGCGGAGATCGCATCGCTGCTGGACATCACGCCCGCGTACGTGAAGGGGGTGGTGAGCTTCTACACCATGTACCACCAGCACCCGGTGGGGAAGTACTTCATCCAGGTGTGCACTACCTCGCCCTGTCACGTGTGTGGCGCCGAGGACGTGGTGAAGGCCTTCCTCGACCAGACCGGCTGCGGCGAGTTGGGGGTCACGTCGCTCGACGGTCGCTACACCGTCATCGAGGTCGAGTGCCTCGGCGCCTGCGGCTTCGCCACGCCCATCATGGTCAACGAGGACTTCCTCGAATCGGTCACCCCCGAGAACGTCTCCGACGTGCTCAAGAAGTACCAGTAG
- a CDS encoding NADH-quinone oxidoreductase subunit C, producing the protein MRWLHDDVSQQYDYLVDVTAVEYRDLELPLQVVWHLRSIPYRRFLRVKAELPKGGPLKVPSVEPVWKGADWLERECYDMFGIVFEGHPDLRRILMWEQYREGFPLRKDFPLRGRFSRAEQLRQALTANPEARYSMEELSIADAFEDLPGEMRQRLTSGERTGE; encoded by the coding sequence ATGCGCTGGCTGCACGACGACGTCTCGCAGCAGTACGACTACCTCGTGGACGTGACGGCGGTCGAGTACCGCGACCTCGAGTTGCCGCTGCAAGTGGTGTGGCACCTGCGCTCGATCCCGTACCGGCGCTTCCTGCGCGTCAAGGCGGAACTTCCCAAGGGGGGACCGCTCAAGGTTCCGAGCGTGGAGCCGGTGTGGAAGGGGGCCGATTGGCTGGAGCGCGAGTGCTACGACATGTTCGGCATCGTCTTCGAGGGGCACCCGGACCTGCGCCGCATCCTCATGTGGGAGCAGTATCGCGAAGGCTTCCCGCTGCGGAAGGACTTCCCGCTGCGCGGACGCTTCTCGCGGGCCGAGCAGCTGCGCCAGGCGCTGACGGCCAATCCTGAGGCGAGATACTCGATGGAAGAGCTCAGCATCGCCGACGCGTTCGAGGACCTGCCGGGCGAGATGCGGCAGCGCCTGACGAGTGGCGAACGGACGGGAGAATAG
- the nuoB gene encoding NADH-quinone oxidoreductase subunit NuoB, with protein sequence MGLAPRPEPNVVSYDPQSQEGWITTRLDMLVNWGRANSLWPMPFGTACCAIEFMASAASRFDLARFGMERMSFSPRQADVLICAGRVPFKLAPVLRRIYQQMPQPKWVISMGACASSGGMFDTYAVAQGIDTIIPVDVYVPGCPPRPEGLMYGIMMLQEKVKRERMSNDALREELEPDPKSDLYIPPSVIDELSEPFGNSVHQTRSGL encoded by the coding sequence ATGGGATTAGCCCCTCGCCCTGAGCCGAACGTCGTCAGCTACGATCCGCAGTCGCAGGAAGGGTGGATCACGACCCGGCTCGACATGCTGGTCAACTGGGGGCGCGCCAACTCGCTGTGGCCCATGCCGTTCGGCACCGCGTGCTGCGCCATCGAGTTCATGGCTTCGGCGGCGTCGCGTTTCGACCTCGCGCGCTTCGGCATGGAGCGCATGTCGTTCTCGCCTCGTCAGGCGGATGTTCTCATCTGCGCCGGCCGCGTCCCGTTCAAGCTGGCGCCCGTCCTGCGGCGCATCTACCAGCAGATGCCGCAGCCCAAGTGGGTCATCTCGATGGGGGCGTGCGCGTCGTCGGGCGGGATGTTCGACACCTACGCCGTGGCGCAGGGGATCGACACCATCATCCCGGTCGACGTCTACGTCCCGGGGTGCCCGCCGCGCCCGGAAGGGCTCATGTACGGCATCATGATGCTGCAGGAGAAGGTGAAGCGTGAGCGCATGAGCAACGACGCGCTGCGCGAGGAACTGGAGCCGGATCCCAAGAGCGACCTGTACATCCCGCCCTCGGTCATCGACGAGCTGTCGGAACCGTTCGGCAATTCGGTTCACCAAACGCGGTCGGGGCTGTGA